From Erwinia sp. HDF1-3R, one genomic window encodes:
- a CDS encoding diiron oxygenase translates to MKIENIFKRQFRHEELWPDNAAVTEHRDTLLQIDGMQYQTEYDDFVKEYLPFYSEHTWESIESESRKLLLSFGWFMYNQKTIIIEQEALTEYCKLVLSGNSSFSFTRNFITRLAQVQVDETYHTLMSYKGISLCKRLSEHNLSIFPDTDLAVYIHSMESLPAAEKELAWLALTTVCEATISKYLSVLPGEVSVQPAFRFITEMHRQDEASHSSLFLDLMAVAFDELDMEMRIKLITHLKQAIRALVSSDRKTWKILYQLAGVACPEVENPSYSHLYNFRMITKYTGEHDVRC, encoded by the coding sequence ATGAAAATAGAAAATATATTTAAAAGGCAGTTCCGCCATGAAGAACTGTGGCCGGACAATGCCGCGGTCACAGAACACAGAGATACTCTTCTGCAAATTGATGGCATGCAGTATCAGACTGAATATGACGATTTTGTTAAAGAATACCTCCCTTTTTATTCTGAGCACACTTGGGAAAGCATTGAATCCGAAAGCAGGAAGCTACTTCTTTCCTTCGGGTGGTTTATGTACAATCAGAAAACCATCATCATTGAGCAGGAGGCGCTGACCGAATACTGCAAGCTGGTTTTATCCGGTAATTCGTCCTTTTCTTTCACCCGGAATTTTATTACCCGTTTAGCTCAGGTTCAGGTAGATGAAACCTACCACACGCTGATGTCTTATAAAGGGATCAGTTTATGCAAGCGACTTTCTGAACATAACCTCAGTATTTTCCCCGATACGGATCTGGCCGTGTATATCCACTCCATGGAGTCACTTCCTGCAGCCGAGAAGGAGCTGGCCTGGCTGGCGCTGACGACAGTCTGCGAAGCAACAATAAGTAAATATCTTTCGGTTTTACCCGGAGAGGTCAGTGTACAACCTGCCTTTCGTTTTATTACGGAAATGCACCGCCAGGATGAAGCTTCACACTCTTCATTATTCCTTGACCTGATGGCCGTGGCCTTTGATGAACTCGATATGGAAATGCGCATTAAGCTCATTACCCATCTTAAGCAAGCTATCAGAGCCCTGGTATCATCCGACCGTAAAACATGGAAAATCCTTTATCAACTGGCAGGGGTAGCGTGCCCTGAAGTTGAGAACCCTTCATACTCACATCTGTATAATTTCCGGATGATCACAAAATACACGGGGGAACATGATGTCAGATGTTAA